Proteins from one Verrucomicrobiaceae bacterium genomic window:
- a CDS encoding HEAT repeat domain-containing protein, producing the protein MPPKQIAVIIVSLALIFWIIPSSSFLSGLTENMAPGVVPAHRWAANLDSPDKDLVRESLSFLTTRADPVAVDRAILLLKHPDDYVWLNAAYYIGACKRQEATPYLIKALRHTARKSLDENVSRLESITGKHFGRDFEAWRSWWQNGHPNEVIAWDTGLGFAPNWKVEKKL; encoded by the coding sequence ATGCCCCCTAAACAGATAGCCGTGATTATTGTCAGTCTGGCGCTCATCTTCTGGATCATTCCGTCCAGCTCATTTCTTTCTGGACTTACCGAAAACATGGCCCCCGGAGTTGTTCCGGCGCACCGCTGGGCAGCGAACCTTGATTCCCCCGATAAAGACTTAGTGCGAGAGAGCCTGTCATTCCTCACCACGCGAGCTGATCCAGTTGCCGTTGATCGAGCGATACTGCTTTTGAAGCATCCAGACGACTACGTCTGGTTGAACGCTGCCTACTACATTGGTGCGTGCAAGCGGCAGGAAGCTACACCTTACCTCATCAAGGCTCTTCGTCACACAGCCCGGAAGTCATTAGACGAGAACGTGTCTCGGCTGGAGTCGATCACTGGGAAGCACTTCGGACGCGATTTCGAGGCGTGGAGAAGTTGGTGGCAGAATGGCCATCCGAACGAAGTAATCGCATGGGACACCGGTCTCGGTTTTGCGCCGAACTGGAAAGTTGAGAAAAAGTTATGA
- a CDS encoding transposase encodes MVKPSSPPRYEHHLSARIRKKLGVEQLPEELRAEPTHQGPRRKLLGWQLIAGMVAQSLHACGSLQQIIGRYFAVRIGSAALSQRRLKISTQAFDACMRHSLVPLACEQRHPACFFAGLRLVGIDGGQWNLLNTVQINAQVPKSRSRRAQAAFAKLSMSTLVEPGTHAPLAVSMSLGALNEKSLADPLLAALPARSLLIADRDYGQAPMLKELQKHSQRTQSHFWSEVRQKLSVRVQSVHADGSAEVVVSLRERESPCADSSTTAPSKADEKQTPEANKARGRPRKHPPMRQSELPVREIVGRVRNAAGEWVKVRLWTSLSVQQGSARELLALYAKRWEQEVFTKNSSSCFTEGICSAHNAPRQHSKNSPRSSSPAHWWLRSD; translated from the coding sequence ATGGTAAAGCCATCCAGCCCACCGCGATACGAACATCATCTCTCTGCACGCATCCGCAAAAAACTCGGCGTCGAGCAGTTGCCCGAGGAACTGCGGGCAGAACCAACGCACCAAGGGCCGCGACGCAAACTTCTCGGTTGGCAACTCATCGCCGGCATGGTCGCCCAAAGTCTGCACGCTTGCGGCAGCCTGCAGCAGATCATCGGTCGTTATTTTGCTGTGCGCATCGGCTCCGCGGCGCTAAGCCAGCGTCGTTTGAAGATATCCACCCAAGCTTTCGATGCCTGCATGCGCCACTCCCTGGTGCCGCTAGCCTGTGAGCAGCGGCATCCAGCGTGTTTTTTCGCCGGGCTGCGCTTGGTCGGCATCGACGGTGGGCAGTGGAACCTGCTTAACACCGTGCAGATCAACGCCCAAGTGCCCAAAAGCCGCAGTCGTCGTGCGCAGGCAGCCTTTGCCAAGCTCTCCATGAGCACGCTGGTCGAGCCTGGCACCCATGCACCGCTGGCCGTATCGATGTCACTGGGTGCGCTCAATGAGAAATCGCTGGCCGATCCGCTGCTCGCCGCGCTACCAGCTCGCAGCCTGCTCATCGCCGACCGCGATTACGGGCAGGCTCCGATGCTCAAAGAACTGCAAAAACATTCGCAGCGCACGCAGAGTCACTTTTGGTCCGAGGTGCGGCAAAAGCTCTCCGTGCGAGTGCAAAGCGTGCATGCCGATGGCAGTGCGGAGGTGGTGGTGAGTCTGCGCGAGCGTGAGAGCCCATGCGCAGACTCGTCAACAACAGCTCCGTCCAAAGCTGACGAGAAGCAGACACCCGAGGCGAACAAAGCGCGGGGCCGCCCGCGCAAACATCCGCCGATGCGCCAGAGCGAGTTGCCAGTGCGCGAGATCGTGGGGCGAGTGCGCAACGCCGCTGGAGAGTGGGTGAAGGTGCGGCTGTGGACGAGCCTGAGCGTGCAGCAGGGCAGTGCGCGTGAGTTGTTGGCGTTGTATGCGAAGCGCTGGGAACAGGAAGTCTTTACAAAGAACTCAAGCTCGTGCTTCACGGAGGGCATTTGCTCAGCGCACAACGCACCGAGACAGCACAGCAAGAACTCGCCGCGCTCCTCATCGCCAGCTCACTGGTGGCTGAGGAGCGACTAG
- a CDS encoding type II toxin-antitoxin system VapC family toxin, with the protein MHCADTSFLCALYRQQANSERAIATLEAIGGPIVISPLLAYEFRQAVRFQVYLRSRDPKKGYLETEAMSMLAQFENDLESGVVIEAGADWTEIAVEVDRLSERHTMKRGARSFDLLHIATALKWEAAVFLSFDGLQREVAAAEGLNVLPSLA; encoded by the coding sequence ATGCACTGCGCAGACACTTCCTTTCTGTGTGCTCTCTATCGCCAACAGGCGAATTCGGAGCGTGCCATTGCCACCTTGGAGGCCATAGGTGGTCCAATCGTTATCTCTCCCTTACTTGCCTACGAATTCAGGCAGGCGGTGCGCTTCCAGGTGTACCTGCGCTCTCGTGATCCGAAGAAAGGCTATCTGGAGACGGAAGCAATGTCCATGCTGGCGCAATTCGAGAACGATCTGGAATCCGGCGTGGTCATCGAAGCCGGTGCGGACTGGACAGAGATAGCGGTAGAAGTGGATCGACTGAGCGAACGACACACGATGAAGCGCGGCGCTCGTTCCTTTGACCTGCTACACATCGCTACGGCCTTGAAATGGGAGGCTGCGGTATTTCTGAGCTTTGACGGGTTGCAGCGTGAAGTCGCGGCGGCAGAGGGGCTGAATGTGCTGCCCTCACTGGCTTGA
- a CDS encoding helix-turn-helix domain-containing protein, whose amino-acid sequence MLKHEKDQAVADAKSVSTICLQPRWLRPDAAADYCGLSRSSLYQEMGAGNIRSYRVGGCRLIDREELDRFISSHPEKGSGNLQ is encoded by the coding sequence ATGTTGAAACACGAAAAAGACCAAGCCGTAGCCGATGCCAAATCGGTTTCCACCATTTGCCTCCAACCTCGCTGGCTGCGCCCCGATGCCGCCGCTGACTATTGCGGTTTGAGCCGCAGTAGCCTCTATCAGGAAATGGGAGCGGGAAACATCCGCTCGTACCGCGTGGGAGGATGCCGCCTCATTGACCGGGAGGAACTTGATCGTTTCATCTCCAGCCATCCCGAGAAAGGAAGCGGCAACCTCCAGTAA
- a CDS encoding tyrosine-type recombinase/integrase produces the protein MASLWKHPKSPFWTACFTDETGKQVKRSTKLEDRRLALKAAEAFEEAARKARSCELTRAAAVKTLNELMERTHGEGLDSRSTRQHFADYQASLAARSTKEGTLKRYRPIFDGFLAHLGDARSNARLASVSTQELEAFRDAELKAGKSPGTADFALKVLNGVFEDARRKAVILHNPVQAVKPLAGGSSEERRPFTDAQVSALVSVADVEWQGMILLAFHTGIRLNDAANLTRANLDGKLLRFREAKTAHRKQRASERETVVVMAKDLVDYFKSQPIPMKKDAPLFPSLHGRTTGSAGGLSNTFTRMLEKAGIDREQGKARKGKGRRFSALSFHSLRHTMISRLANSDAPEAVTKAMSGHSTDEAHRRYVHLDTEAQSRVVAKAPRLWQRASVAA, from the coding sequence ATGGCCTCACTCTGGAAACACCCAAAATCCCCTTTTTGGACGGCCTGCTTCACCGATGAAACGGGCAAGCAAGTGAAGCGTTCAACCAAGCTAGAGGATCGCCGCTTGGCACTCAAAGCAGCGGAGGCTTTCGAGGAAGCCGCGAGGAAGGCCCGCAGTTGTGAACTCACCCGCGCTGCCGCTGTAAAGACGCTCAATGAACTCATGGAACGGACGCATGGTGAAGGCTTGGACAGTCGTTCCACTCGCCAGCACTTTGCAGACTATCAGGCCAGCTTGGCAGCACGTAGCACGAAGGAAGGCACGCTGAAACGCTACCGCCCCATTTTCGACGGCTTCCTTGCGCATCTTGGCGATGCACGCTCAAACGCCCGCCTTGCCAGTGTTAGCACACAAGAACTCGAAGCCTTCCGCGATGCTGAACTAAAGGCAGGTAAATCACCCGGCACGGCAGATTTCGCCCTGAAAGTGCTCAATGGTGTTTTCGAGGATGCACGCCGGAAGGCCGTCATTCTCCATAATCCCGTTCAAGCCGTGAAGCCGCTGGCAGGTGGATCGAGCGAGGAACGCCGCCCCTTTACCGATGCGCAGGTTTCCGCGCTGGTGTCCGTGGCGGATGTGGAGTGGCAGGGAATGATCCTGTTGGCCTTCCATACCGGCATTCGATTGAATGATGCCGCGAACCTCACCCGCGCCAATCTGGACGGTAAACTTCTGCGCTTCCGTGAGGCAAAGACCGCACACCGCAAGCAACGCGCTAGCGAGCGTGAAACCGTGGTCGTGATGGCAAAGGATTTGGTGGACTACTTCAAAAGCCAGCCCATCCCCATGAAAAAGGACGCGCCGCTTTTCCCGTCGCTTCATGGGCGGACAACGGGCAGCGCTGGCGGTTTGTCGAATACGTTCACCCGAATGCTGGAAAAGGCCGGTATTGACCGCGAGCAAGGCAAAGCACGAAAGGGCAAGGGACGCCGTTTCAGCGCCCTCAGCTTCCATTCCCTTCGCCACACGATGATTTCCCGACTGGCGAACTCCGACGCTCCAGAAGCCGTCACAAAGGCCATGAGTGGACATTCCACCGATGAAGCTCACCGCCGCTATGTGCATCTCGATACGGAAGCACAATCCCGCGTCGTGGCGAAAGCTCCGCGCCTTTGGCAACGGGCAAGTGTGGCCGCTTGA
- a CDS encoding TraB/GumN family protein, which translates to MADYVQDGEGDGCVWVVDSPSGGRLFLCGTIHILREQDYPLAPAYEAAYMFSDKLVYELPPDESTSAELPKKMAQFGMYSADASLNENISPQTWEKVNVWAKKHGLKASDLNRYRPWYVSLMLTATEYAALGATPNLGVDTHFEKRAREEGKPGEGLETADFQIQLFAALTKKQQSDLLDQTMGEMDVVAREYERMIKAWRYGRLDDLYKMLFAEADKYPDIVNLFLTARNIVWVDKLDLMLKKREKAMILVGAGHLAGPNGLIELMARRGYKVRHYREVKDF; encoded by the coding sequence ATGGCCGATTACGTCCAAGATGGTGAAGGCGATGGCTGCGTATGGGTCGTAGATAGTCCCAGTGGAGGACGGCTTTTCCTCTGTGGTACCATTCACATCCTGCGTGAGCAGGATTACCCTCTCGCTCCTGCCTACGAGGCTGCCTACATGTTTTCGGACAAGCTGGTTTATGAATTACCGCCGGATGAGAGCACCAGTGCCGAATTGCCGAAAAAAATGGCTCAATTCGGCATGTACAGCGCAGACGCCTCTCTCAATGAGAACATCTCGCCCCAGACTTGGGAAAAGGTGAATGTCTGGGCCAAAAAACATGGCCTCAAAGCATCTGACCTCAATCGCTATCGGCCATGGTATGTCTCCCTCATGCTCACCGCGACGGAATACGCCGCGCTCGGTGCCACACCGAATCTGGGAGTCGATACCCACTTTGAAAAACGTGCTCGGGAGGAGGGCAAGCCAGGAGAGGGGCTAGAGACCGCAGATTTTCAAATCCAGCTTTTTGCTGCGCTTACCAAGAAGCAGCAAAGTGACCTGCTCGATCAAACCATGGGCGAAATGGATGTGGTAGCGCGTGAGTATGAGAGAATGATCAAAGCGTGGCGCTACGGTCGGCTTGATGATCTCTATAAAATGCTCTTTGCTGAAGCCGATAAGTATCCCGACATTGTGAACCTCTTTCTCACCGCGCGGAACATCGTGTGGGTGGATAAGCTCGATCTCATGCTCAAAAAACGAGAAAAGGCCATGATCCTCGTCGGCGCAGGCCATCTCGCTGGCCCCAATGGCCTCATCGAACTCATGGCAAGGCGTGGCTACAAAGTGCGGCACTACCGCGAGGTAAAGGATTTCTAA
- a CDS encoding KpsF/GutQ family sugar-phosphate isomerase produces the protein MSNSITQARRVIQIEIEELQRLHGRIDAAFDRAVELLQACYAGKGKVIVCGVGKSGSIGRKLAATLNSTGATCVALDVGDALHGDLGVIDPGDLAIMLSQSGETSELLALLPHLKRQSMPILALTGVKDSTLAKNADVVLDTHVTQEACPLRLAPTSSTTVMLVLCDALAMVLLEARGFQTEDFAKLHPGGALGHALLTRVRDVMRSGSQLAVVTPETTVREALQAMTRARCGAAVVTHADGVLAGVFTHGDFVRAFQKDNAIAEHAVREFMTVSPVQIQADKLAAEVVSTLEKSRVDDIIVVDADNRPVGMVDTQDLTRLRIV, from the coding sequence ATGTCCAATTCCATCACCCAGGCCCGCAGGGTCATCCAAATCGAGATCGAGGAGCTTCAGCGCCTTCATGGACGGATCGACGCTGCGTTTGATCGTGCCGTTGAGCTGTTGCAGGCCTGCTATGCAGGGAAGGGCAAGGTCATCGTCTGTGGCGTGGGTAAAAGTGGCAGCATCGGACGTAAACTAGCAGCCACACTTAACAGCACAGGTGCCACCTGCGTTGCGCTGGATGTGGGGGATGCCTTGCATGGTGATCTGGGAGTGATCGATCCAGGAGACCTAGCCATCATGCTCAGTCAGAGTGGCGAGACGTCGGAGCTGCTTGCCCTGCTGCCACATCTCAAACGGCAGAGCATGCCTATCCTGGCTCTGACGGGTGTAAAGGACTCCACTTTGGCGAAAAACGCTGATGTCGTGCTCGATACGCATGTCACGCAGGAGGCTTGTCCGCTCAGGCTGGCCCCCACGTCGAGCACCACGGTGATGCTGGTGCTCTGCGATGCACTGGCGATGGTGCTGCTGGAGGCACGCGGCTTTCAGACGGAGGATTTCGCCAAACTGCATCCCGGTGGGGCTCTGGGCCACGCGTTGCTCACTCGCGTGCGCGATGTGATGCGCAGTGGCTCTCAGTTAGCCGTTGTTACTCCAGAGACGACGGTGCGTGAGGCTCTCCAGGCCATGACGCGTGCCCGCTGTGGAGCAGCGGTCGTCACGCATGCGGACGGGGTGCTGGCGGGAGTATTCACCCACGGGGACTTTGTCCGTGCTTTCCAGAAGGACAATGCCATCGCCGAGCACGCTGTGCGTGAGTTTATGACGGTGAGCCCTGTACAAATCCAGGCAGATAAGCTCGCGGCGGAAGTGGTCTCTACACTCGAGAAAAGCCGTGTGGATGACATCATCGTGGTGGACGCCGACAATCGCCCCGTAGGCATGGTAGATACCCAGGACCTCACACGCCTGCGCATCGTTTAA
- a CDS encoding transposase, translating into MRKHPTPPTFDTMRQARLKAPRHYAFAYYHCVSRVVDRTFRIHEAEKEMFVALMRMYETLCQVRVVTFCVLSNHFHVLVEVPRKPDVPLSQEDVLGIVRKAFGRSVEYSVRSEVEHLRKIGAHEAAQKIIDSFTARMWDISAFMKSLKQRFTQWFNKRHDRKGTIWEERYKSTLVEGGGPPLAMVAAYVDLNPVRARLVSDPKDYRWCGYAQAVAGVKAARAGIEVAARAQLGEVRAESGLLEHYRRLLFNWGITVKSNADGTKKGAISPEERRKVMESGGTLPVAAALRCKMRYFTDGAVIGGREFVNSIFKTQRRRFGPKRIDGARKVRGLETVDDEPVLYVLRDLRVDVFGES; encoded by the coding sequence TTGCGCAAGCACCCCACCCCTCCCACTTTCGATACGATGCGTCAGGCCCGTCTCAAAGCCCCCCGGCATTATGCCTTTGCTTACTACCACTGCGTCTCGCGTGTGGTGGATCGCACGTTTCGGATACATGAAGCCGAAAAAGAGATGTTTGTGGCGCTTATGCGAATGTACGAAACACTCTGCCAGGTGCGCGTGGTGACGTTTTGCGTGCTCTCGAACCACTTCCATGTGCTCGTGGAGGTGCCCAGGAAACCAGATGTGCCACTTTCGCAGGAGGATGTGCTGGGGATCGTGCGAAAGGCATTCGGAAGGAGTGTGGAGTACTCGGTGCGATCTGAGGTGGAGCATCTGCGGAAAATCGGAGCGCATGAGGCGGCGCAGAAGATCATCGACAGTTTCACCGCTCGAATGTGGGACATTTCGGCCTTTATGAAGTCGCTGAAGCAGCGTTTCACGCAGTGGTTCAACAAGCGCCACGATCGTAAGGGCACGATTTGGGAAGAGCGCTACAAGAGTACGCTGGTAGAAGGTGGCGGGCCGCCACTGGCGATGGTGGCAGCGTATGTAGATCTGAATCCAGTGCGGGCGAGGCTAGTGAGCGATCCGAAGGATTACCGATGGTGCGGCTATGCCCAGGCGGTGGCAGGTGTGAAAGCTGCGAGAGCGGGCATCGAGGTGGCGGCACGGGCACAGCTAGGCGAGGTGAGGGCGGAGAGCGGGCTCCTTGAGCACTATCGGCGATTGCTTTTTAACTGGGGGATCACGGTGAAAAGCAATGCAGATGGGACAAAAAAGGGAGCTATCAGCCCAGAGGAGCGGCGAAAGGTGATGGAGTCGGGGGGCACACTGCCGGTGGCCGCGGCTTTACGATGCAAAATGCGCTACTTTACGGATGGAGCGGTGATCGGTGGACGTGAGTTTGTGAATTCCATTTTCAAGACGCAGCGACGAAGATTTGGCCCCAAGCGAATCGATGGTGCTCGAAAGGTGCGTGGATTGGAGACTGTGGATGACGAGCCTGTATTGTATGTTCTGAGAGATCTGCGTGTGGATGTTTTCGGGGAGTCTTGA
- a CDS encoding carbon starvation protein A — protein MPKPLQILIWIAISALGAGSVAFSALHRGETINALWLVVAGLCSFAVAYRFYSKWLMTKVLVLDSHRAPPAVTHQDGKDYVPTNKWVVFGHHFAAIAGPGPLVGPVLAAQFGYLPGMLWILIGATLGGGVHDAIVMFASIRRGGKSVGQMLKEEVNPVVGIVAMVSVLAIMTILLAVLGLVVVKAMVGSPWSLFTIAMTIPLAFIMGFGHTKLGLSVRTVTIFGIVGLIASVAGGNYLDELGLKDMFNQDGKWLVWAIAIYGFAASVLPVWMLLAPRDYLSTFMKIGTVAVLALVVIWVAPELQMPKITKFIDGTGFVVAGTVFPFLFITIACGAISGFHALISSGTTPKMLDNESNIRSVAYGAMVTEMLVALMALVAASALPPGEYFAINAGINKTMAPDQVVATITAAGFPVSVDGMTKLAKDVGEETMFGRVGGAPTFAVGMAQMFSRAFGDGWMSFWYHFALMFEALFILTTIDAGTRVGRFILQDFLGGIWKPLGNTRSLLANVFASAVLVTAWGYFLYQGVIDPLGGINTLWPIFGIANQLLAVIAFSLGTTILIKMGKSRYMAVTLIPLAFLLCATFSAGWIKIFDPNPKIGFLAAANDFAAKIAAGGTEKQLGDWAAQKFNFMVDVYVTGFFLCAVAIIFLGCLVEWVKLLGGSKKAVLHEDAYVALPEGA, from the coding sequence ATGCCTAAGCCGCTTCAAATTCTCATCTGGATCGCCATCTCCGCGCTCGGGGCCGGTTCGGTCGCGTTTTCAGCCCTGCACCGTGGAGAGACGATCAATGCTCTTTGGTTGGTCGTTGCGGGTTTGTGTTCTTTCGCGGTGGCGTATCGCTTTTACAGCAAGTGGCTGATGACAAAGGTGCTGGTGCTGGATTCTCATCGTGCGCCTCCAGCGGTGACGCATCAGGATGGCAAAGATTATGTGCCGACTAACAAGTGGGTGGTCTTTGGTCATCACTTCGCGGCGATTGCTGGACCGGGGCCACTGGTGGGACCGGTGCTGGCGGCTCAGTTCGGTTACCTGCCGGGCATGCTGTGGATTTTGATCGGGGCTACTCTAGGGGGCGGCGTGCATGATGCCATTGTGATGTTTGCCTCTATTCGTCGCGGTGGGAAATCGGTGGGCCAGATGCTCAAGGAGGAGGTGAATCCCGTGGTGGGGATCGTCGCAATGGTAAGCGTGCTTGCGATCATGACGATCCTGCTCGCCGTGTTGGGCCTAGTGGTGGTAAAGGCGATGGTGGGCAGTCCGTGGAGCCTTTTCACCATTGCGATGACTATTCCATTGGCTTTCATCATGGGTTTTGGGCATACGAAGTTGGGCCTCAGTGTGCGGACGGTGACGATCTTTGGCATTGTGGGCCTCATCGCCAGCGTTGCGGGCGGAAACTACCTCGATGAACTCGGATTGAAGGACATGTTCAACCAAGATGGGAAATGGCTGGTTTGGGCGATCGCTATCTATGGCTTTGCTGCTTCCGTGCTGCCGGTATGGATGCTGCTCGCTCCACGCGACTATCTGAGCACGTTCATGAAAATCGGCACGGTGGCTGTTTTAGCACTGGTCGTCATTTGGGTGGCTCCTGAGCTGCAAATGCCCAAGATCACGAAGTTCATTGATGGCACCGGTTTCGTCGTCGCTGGCACGGTTTTCCCATTCCTCTTCATCACGATCGCCTGTGGTGCTATCTCGGGTTTCCATGCACTTATTTCATCCGGCACGACTCCAAAGATGCTCGATAATGAGTCGAATATTCGCAGTGTGGCCTACGGCGCGATGGTTACGGAAATGCTCGTGGCGCTGATGGCGCTGGTGGCCGCTTCTGCGTTGCCTCCGGGTGAATACTTCGCCATCAATGCTGGCATTAACAAGACGATGGCTCCTGATCAAGTCGTGGCCACCATCACTGCGGCAGGGTTCCCAGTGAGTGTGGATGGCATGACAAAACTGGCAAAGGATGTCGGTGAGGAGACGATGTTTGGTCGCGTGGGTGGTGCGCCTACTTTTGCCGTGGGGATGGCGCAGATGTTCTCGCGAGCCTTTGGGGACGGTTGGATGAGCTTTTGGTATCACTTTGCGCTGATGTTTGAGGCCCTGTTTATTCTCACGACTATTGATGCAGGCACACGGGTGGGCCGATTCATTCTACAGGACTTCCTGGGCGGCATCTGGAAGCCGCTGGGCAATACGCGGAGCCTTTTGGCAAACGTTTTTGCCAGTGCGGTGCTTGTCACTGCATGGGGCTATTTTCTTTATCAGGGCGTGATCGACCCGCTCGGCGGTATCAATACGCTGTGGCCTATTTTCGGCATTGCGAATCAATTGCTAGCGGTGATCGCTTTCAGCCTCGGGACGACGATTCTCATCAAAATGGGCAAATCGCGTTATATGGCTGTCACGCTCATTCCTTTGGCGTTTTTGCTCTGTGCGACGTTCAGCGCTGGATGGATCAAAATTTTCGATCCGAATCCAAAAATCGGCTTTTTGGCTGCTGCGAATGACTTTGCAGCGAAAATCGCTGCGGGTGGCACTGAGAAGCAACTCGGTGATTGGGCTGCGCAGAAGTTTAATTTCATGGTCGATGTGTATGTGACGGGTTTCTTTCTATGCGCCGTCGCCATCATCTTTCTTGGGTGCCTCGTCGAGTGGGTGAAGCTCCTCGGCGGCTCCAAGAAAGCCGTGCTGCATGAGGATGCCTACGTGGCGCTGCCGGAGGGCGCATGA
- the rarD gene encoding EamA family transporter RarD, with amino-acid sequence MNQPRVSANAVLSAMLAFGLWGVLPVYWKQLSHLGSDVALAQRVFWTLFTVLPLLMLRGEWGGFLGSLRDMRLVRAHAWSAFLLAINWGVFVWAAQHGRILECSLGYFINPLLNVLIGAVMLGERLTWLQKLSVAAAACGVALQMALAGRFPWIGLVLAGTFALYGLARRRSPLGSLPGLGVETVVGVPLAVLYLFWSHGAGGSIWGTQSVRDLLLIIGLGVITTIPLLGFAHGARQLPFALLGVLQFLAPTGQFLVGAFLYHEPITAAALASFALIWTGVVLFCGDLWLRGR; translated from the coding sequence ATGAATCAGCCCCGTGTTTCTGCCAATGCCGTGCTCAGTGCGATGTTGGCTTTTGGACTTTGGGGTGTGTTACCCGTGTATTGGAAGCAACTCAGCCACCTGGGCAGTGATGTGGCTCTGGCGCAGCGCGTGTTCTGGACACTCTTCACCGTCCTGCCGCTTTTGATGCTACGCGGGGAATGGGGCGGCTTTCTGGGGTCTCTGCGCGATATGAGGCTGGTCCGGGCGCATGCGTGGTCTGCTTTTTTGTTAGCCATCAATTGGGGCGTTTTTGTCTGGGCGGCGCAGCATGGGCGTATTTTGGAGTGCAGCCTCGGCTATTTCATCAATCCGCTGCTGAATGTGCTCATCGGTGCCGTCATGCTCGGTGAGCGGCTAACTTGGCTGCAAAAACTCAGTGTAGCGGCCGCTGCATGTGGGGTGGCTTTGCAGATGGCGTTGGCGGGGCGCTTCCCATGGATCGGGCTCGTGTTGGCGGGCACTTTTGCGCTTTATGGGTTGGCGCGGCGTCGCTCGCCACTGGGCTCACTTCCCGGTTTGGGTGTGGAGACGGTGGTGGGCGTCCCATTGGCGGTGCTGTATCTCTTTTGGAGCCATGGGGCTGGGGGCTCCATCTGGGGCACACAGTCCGTGCGTGATTTGCTGCTCATCATCGGGCTTGGGGTCATCACGACGATCCCGCTTCTTGGATTCGCTCATGGAGCGCGGCAGTTGCCCTTTGCGCTGCTGGGGGTGTTGCAGTTTTTGGCTCCTACGGGTCAGTTCCTGGTTGGGGCTTTTCTTTATCACGAGCCCATCACTGCGGCCGCGTTGGCATCCTTCGCACTCATCTGGACTGGAGTGGTGCTTTTCTGTGGAGACCTCTGGCTGCGAGGGCGATGA